DNA sequence from the Puntigrus tetrazona isolate hp1 chromosome 2, ASM1883169v1, whole genome shotgun sequence genome:
TTTGTAGAGGTTCGATCATAAAATGAGGTTTTACTTTGGTTTCTTTACGTCGCGCCATGTGCTGTATTGTTTAGGGTCATGCTTAAAACATGAAGGTCTGCTGTCAAACATCTGTCAGCTGAGGTTTCTTGTTCGGTCTCCAGTGAGCTCAACGGTGCCGAAGGGACGCTGAAGCGGTAGAACACTATTTTCCAGCTCATTCTCATGTTTTATTGGCGATTCCTTCCTTACCATCATCGGGTCAACCGATAAGGTCCGATCATAATACAGGAGACTATCGTGAGATAAAGCTTGCCTCCCGTGCTTTCGTTCTGCTTCTTTATCTAATCACTCAGTTAAACAGCTCTTTTCCCCGTTAATCTaggctgtgtttgtgtctgcgTATTACGCATTGAGCGTCGAGCTAGTAACAAAACCAGCCAAAGTTATGCAAAGCCGTTTTGTCAGGTCGCAAAGTTATTGGCAAGCCTCAAGTGAACGAACCGTGGTGTACTCACAAATACCAAGTGTCATGACAGCTTCAGCTGACGCAGCGTTCGGCTGGGCGTTAAACGTTAACTCCGGACCTGTGCTAGTACGAAGCCATCGCCTTTAACAGACGTTACGGGCCAAAGGTCTCTTCCCTTACCTAACACATCCTCACGAGCTCCACGAACGCTGTGGGAGAGGACAGACGGCGCTGTCAAGGTCTCGACTGGAATATTAGCATCTTTTTGCCAGGTTAATCTCAAGTTCAGTCTCGAGACTTTTAGGAGAAAGGTATGGTTTTCGTATAATGGGAGCATTCGTGAAGCTTTGATTTAATTCATTGTCTTGTCGCGTCGAAATATACTGATTTCGCTGATGGTTTCGCGTTTATTAGCCTTCGTATTCGCAGTATGCTGTTTAGTCACTTTTAATTCTTTGATTGATAATTAAAGACTTGAATCTGGGGGTCTGACATAAAATACTGGCTGACATGTCTTCTAGCGTTTCTCTAATTCTTTTGTGTGGTGTCATGCTGCTTTTATGGTCTCATATTATTTGCACAGtactttaaaaatgcagttattgCACCTTTTAcatgaatgattttaaatgagtgAGGTAAAGACAAATTTAGAGTCataagcttttcattttcttctttgaatgtttgaatgaattcctaattcatttgattaacagtgaaacaaaagtcaaaaaagattatttatttcaaataaacactgagCCGTGTGATCCTGGTTTTcacaaaacatgaataaattgattaaaatatgaataaatgtttatcacatcatatcataatgatttctgaagtagcACGTGAATGTCTGCGAGAAAATTCTgcattgcatcacaggaataaattcaatttgacagtatattaaaatagaaaacagttactataaaaatgtttcacaatatttcagtttttgctatatttgtaataaaactaataaagatTTGTTAGCTTAAGAAACTACTTCTTCTTACAAACCCCACGCTTTTGCATTGTATAACGTGCATCAACTGCTCGTCCGTAACTGCATGTGTTTTTACCAGTTGTGTCCACCATGGATTTGCTTATCATAGAGATACAGCTGTGGGCAAACAGCGCATATAGCACACAAACTCTCTGTGTGGACTTTTTTGGCAGGTCTTTTGCATGGTGAGAACTGCTGCAGGGAGAAAAGCATGGAGAGCAAAGTGACGCAGATCTCCCGAGAAGATCTGGAGGACCTGAGAGAGGCTTTCAACAAAATCGGTTAGTCGCATCCTGTCTGAATCCAGTAGTTTTAGTGTGCGTTGAAACGTGTTCGAATCATCTGACTTGCTGCTTGTCAAACATTACCAAAACTGCAATGACTGGCTacataaatgtctgtttttatggCTGAGCATTGCAATTCTACGcaaataatatatcatttttatggaACACCGAAGTATTATGGTCAACTTTAGCTTCGATGGATGACTGTCATGAGAAACTCGTTCATTCATTGCAGATATCGATAACAGTGGCTATGTGAGCGATTTTGAACTTCAAGAGCTCTTTCGAGAGGCCAGCTTTCACATTCCGGGATACAAGGTACGAGAGATTGTGGAAAAGTTCATGGCAGGTGACACCAACAAAGACGAGAAGATCAGTTTTGAAGAGTTCGTTGCGGTAAGCCTGAATATGAGTTCGTGTCTTATCTTGAGATGTTGGTGAGCTGGTCAAAGTGCCTGAACGTGATCTGATTGTGTCACACTCTTTGAAAGCTGGGATCTCGCTTAATTCTTCAGATATACCAAGAAATGAGAAGCAAAGAGGTGAGAGAAACTTTCCGCAAGTGCATCTCCAGGAGGGATGGGATTCGTTCGTTTGGAGGAACATCAAAGATCTCAAGTGAAGGAACTCAGCATTCTTACTCAGGTGGTGGCGTTTGCATCCCCCGAGGAGTCAATAAGAAACAATAATGTGCTTTAGTTATGTTCTTACTACATGTTTCCGCTTATTATAAAGAAACGTTTTGTTCATTACCAGCTTCGCCCACCTCCATTCTGCCATGTAATGCCCCACTTTCAGCATCCAATGAATTCCTGCTGGTTAAAATCAAGTCATATTGTCATATTGAATATACTGTTTCTTTTAGACAAGGATAAAAATAgcagtaaaaaaatgaaaaccatcaAATCTAAACCATTTGAAATGGTATTTGTCAATGAATGACCCCTGACACACGTGGGCCAAATGTCGatgtgtaatgttttgtttttgaacccGTTCACAGACGAAGAAAAAGTGGCCTTCGTGAACTGGGTCAATAAGGCTTTGGCGGAAGATCCCGACTGCAAGCATCTGATCCCGATGGACCCAGAGACTGACAGCTTATTCAAATCTGTGAAAGACGGAATATTGCTGTGGTAATATAAGACGTTCGTAATGTTGTGTAATGTTTGCTATTTTGTTAAACGCTATTATCATTCATCACAGTTACTGGTGAATAAGAACTCTTGTCTGTTTCTTTACAGCAAAATGATCAACCTCTCGCAGCCGGACACCATTGATGAGCGGGTCATCAACACGAAGAAATGCACTCCATTTACAATGACGGTAAGCACTCTCACTTTTGCTATCGTTGTGGGAACATTTTGTCTccagaagaaaaatatattacataatcaATATATTGCACGTCAAAatcgtgttttgtttttgttttgcataagcAATTACTGCATTTAATTTTCCTTAATCAGAGTTAAACTgtgattaataaacaaaaaaataaatggaccaaaacaaacacttatttttacatttatatcaatattttagtgtaatatttgtgttgatacaatttaaatatatattttacacagtacactaataaaaattgtatttttacattacaataataaatatttttacactaaaaagtattttttttctacttttctataaatattattttctttactccgaatatttaaacatatttaacacgtttattttatttgtgggtGAAATATAAGCTAGACGTGCTCCTGactagtttttttaaaatgactgcaatGCACTTTATGTATCTTTTATATTGCAGTGTGCTATTAAATTATCTTTAAGACCTGTTAACACTCATTTCTGGCTGAAATATGACCTAGACATGTTCTAAACTAGTTTTTTTAAGATAAcctaaatgtgttttatctCTCTTTTGTATTGCTGTGTGCTATTAAATTATCTTTAAGTTCCGTTAACACTTAGTACGATAGCTATATAGATATCACTATACTGCTATAGATATAGCTATATAGATATAATGCTGACATAAGCATACACATCACTATAGGATGATGctgtatttatctttttaatgcatcattgtaTGAATACAATGcagatacataaaaataaataagaatatttttaaattgaaaaagacAAGGAAGCAAGGAAACATAGTTTAATGTTTAACTTTTTCAgtacactttatatttaaatctacaaatatttaaatatatttcttttaaaaatgtaacttattctTGACAGGTTTTGAGAGATTCATCATAATGCACGTTCTATACGTTTATCATCTTTAAGACCCATTCACACTGAAGCTATATAGATAGCACTATCTATATATACCATCCATAACATCACACcataatgttatgtttattataagcgTGTGCTGCAGTTTGCtcatctgtcattttaatgCTCCAGCTTTAATTCaggtggattctgattggctgtcagtgttaattagttattagttaGTTATTTGTTTTCTTACTGTTAGCATTCTAGCAGAATTAGAACgattattaacaataatgtgAAAGCATCCTTCATATAAATTATGTGTGcattatattttgacattaaatAGTTGGATCTGTTAATTTTCTGCAGGAGAATTTGGTGCTGGCTCTAAACTCTGCATCGGCTATCGGATGCACGGTGGTCAACATCGATGCTCAGGACATGAAAGCAGGAACCCCTCACCTCGTGCTTGGCCTCCTCTGGCAAATCATAAAAATCGGCCTCTTCGCTGACATTGAAATTTCACGCAACGAAGGTCATTACAGCATAAATTGGGTTTTTTATAATCACGGTGCTGTACAATGGGGTGCTGATTGCtgccataaataaataaaagcgtgCGTGTACGTGGGTGAATGATTTACCTCTCTTAAGAGGTTCCACTAACACACGTCTGTTTATTTATGCGTCTGTAGCTCTAATTGCTTTGCTGGATGAGTCAGAGGAGCTCGACCACCTGATGTCTATGTCCCCCGAGGACCTTTTGCTGCGATGGGTCAACTATCACCTCAAAGCCGCCGGCTGGGAACCAATCAGAAATTTCAGTGATGATATTAAGgtagttaaaaaataaagacaaaattatatatatatatatatatatatatatattgcaaatagCATAGATGAAGGTAACATATTTTCACAATTCAAAGCATATTTCTTGTAAACCTTTAAAAGGATTAACAGATCAAGGATAActaatatatttagatttaagaaatatatatatatatatatatatatatatatatatatatatatatatatatatatatatatatatatatatatatacacacacacacacacacacatatatatatatatatatatatatatatatatatatatatatatatatatagctaggCTTTTATACTGCCTGTAGGCTTTCATACCTAAGCCTGTGATTAATTTACTCAGCAAATGgcttgtattttttatatattatataaatatataaaaagtataagcCATATGTGTTATTTGCTGAGTAAAATAATCACAGGCCTAGATATGAAAGCCTACAGGCAGTATAAAAGCCCGGCTTTTGATCTGGTTTGACATCAAATCCTTTGAGCTGTCATTTGCATGTCAGTTAAGATTGACTTATGCAACTAAACAGAGCCTTTTTCTGCTCTCAGGACTCCAGGGCATATTTCCACCTGCTTAATCAGATCTCGCCTAAAGGAGACGGGGATGACGAGATGAGGATCGACATTGACATGTCTGGTTTCAATGTAAGTCATTCTGAATGTTTGGTCAGTTGCCTTTTTACTGACGAAGTCAACATGCTGATTTGTTTCCTGTGTGAGCGTTTGCTGCAGCACTTAATGACATGATGTAGTGCAGATAAGAAATAGGCCGACTTTTTGATACCCAacactgactgctgccaaaacaAAGTCAAAGGAAATATgagcacaaaaacaacacgTCAAGTACCTTAAGAAGGGAGAGTGGTTATGAGTGacaggtttgtttttgtaaattggAATTGGgcagatttatttgtttttagattatggaatatttttcaaaaccttaaCGCCTCAAAACACAACACAGGCCTTGAAAAAGGCAACATTACTAGTACtatttttggttacactttattataaggtgtccttgttacagtgtaattatatatttaagtactgagtaatattaattaactacatgtacttactatatggttagggacAGGAATAGAATTAGGGTTACttgtatgtaattatgcataattaattgttattttaatg
Encoded proteins:
- the pls1 gene encoding plastin-1 isoform X1, with translation MALITRGLHRVFIWTKRPNNTFTGLLHGENCCREKSMESKVTQISREDLEDLREAFNKIDIDNSGYVSDFELQELFREASFHIPGYKVREIVEKFMAGDTNKDEKISFEEFVAIYQEMRSKEVRETFRKCISRRDGIRSFGGTSKISSEGTQHSYSDEEKVAFVNWVNKALAEDPDCKHLIPMDPETDSLFKSVKDGILLCKMINLSQPDTIDERVINTKKCTPFTMTENLVLALNSASAIGCTVVNIDAQDMKAGTPHLVLGLLWQIIKIGLFADIEISRNEALIALLDESEELDHLMSMSPEDLLLRWVNYHLKAAGWEPIRNFSDDIKDSRAYFHLLNQISPKGDGDDEMRIDIDMSGFNESDDERRAELMLKQADRLDCRQFVTPKDVVAGNQKLNMAFVANLFNMYPALNRPASNGIDYAIEGETREDRTFRNWMNSLGVTPHVNHLYSDLHDGLIILQLYERTQVHVDWTRVNKPPYPVLGSNMKKLENCNYAVALGKKEAKFSLVGIGGENINEGSSMHTLALVWQLMRRYTLKVLSDIGDGEKVSDQVIIDWVNNTLKQGQKDSHINSFKDKSISTSLPVIDLIDTIMPKAIKYEMVKTGDLTAEDKLNNAKYAISVARKIGVRVYALPDDLVEVNPKMVMTVFACLMGRSLKKVDG
- the pls1 gene encoding plastin-1 isoform X2; translation: MESKVTQISREDLEDLREAFNKIDIDNSGYVSDFELQELFREASFHIPGYKVREIVEKFMAGDTNKDEKISFEEFVAIYQEMRSKEVRETFRKCISRRDGIRSFGGTSKISSEGTQHSYSDEEKVAFVNWVNKALAEDPDCKHLIPMDPETDSLFKSVKDGILLCKMINLSQPDTIDERVINTKKCTPFTMTENLVLALNSASAIGCTVVNIDAQDMKAGTPHLVLGLLWQIIKIGLFADIEISRNEALIALLDESEELDHLMSMSPEDLLLRWVNYHLKAAGWEPIRNFSDDIKDSRAYFHLLNQISPKGDGDDEMRIDIDMSGFNESDDERRAELMLKQADRLDCRQFVTPKDVVAGNQKLNMAFVANLFNMYPALNRPASNGIDYAIEGETREDRTFRNWMNSLGVTPHVNHLYSDLHDGLIILQLYERTQVHVDWTRVNKPPYPVLGSNMKKLENCNYAVALGKKEAKFSLVGIGGENINEGSSMHTLALVWQLMRRYTLKVLSDIGDGEKVSDQVIIDWVNNTLKQGQKDSHINSFKDKSISTSLPVIDLIDTIMPKAIKYEMVKTGDLTAEDKLNNAKYAISVARKIGVRVYALPDDLVEVNPKMVMTVFACLMGRSLKKVDG